A DNA window from Amycolatopsis sp. DSM 110486 contains the following coding sequences:
- a CDS encoding propionyl-CoA synthetase, with translation MGAYSETYRRSLDDPEGFWLDAARAIDWTKPPTKALDASREPFYRWFPDGELNTAYNALDRHADGGRGGQPALIWDSPVTGQKRRYTYAELRDEVAVFAGALKALGVTRGDRVILYLPMIPEAVVAMLACARIGAVHSVVFGGFAPKELAARIEDAKPKLVLAASCGIEPTRLVEYKPIIDAALELTEHQPDHVVVFQREQAPAELSGTDLDWVDLVETAQPADPVPVKATDPLYILYTSGTTGKPKGVVRDAGGHAVALAWSMGAVYDVHAGDTWWTASDVGWVVGHSYIVYAPLLIGATTVLYEGKPVGTPDAGAFWRVIAEHGVEALFTAPTALRAVKKIDPGAAELKKYDLAKFRTLFMAGERLDPETYHWASDILGTPVIDHWWQTETGWPIAANPRGLEPMPVKPGSATKPVPGWDVRVLDQGGDELPAGREGAIVIKLPLPPGSLPTLWGDDERYREAYLSRFPGYYLTGDSGYLDEDGYLFVMGRTDDVINVAGHRLSTGSMEAALASHPAVAECAVIGVADELKGQVPRGFVVLKAGVDVDEGQLHDELVAVVRRDVGPVAAFRDVAVVEALPKTRSGKILRKTMRGIANGREEPVPSTIEDPAVLDALRAVLQR, from the coding sequence GTGGGCGCTTATTCCGAGACCTACCGGCGCAGCCTGGACGATCCCGAGGGGTTCTGGCTGGACGCGGCGAGAGCGATCGACTGGACGAAGCCACCGACGAAAGCCCTGGACGCCTCACGGGAACCCTTCTACCGCTGGTTCCCCGACGGCGAGCTGAACACGGCGTACAACGCGCTCGACCGCCACGCCGACGGCGGCCGCGGCGGGCAGCCCGCGTTGATCTGGGACTCGCCGGTCACCGGGCAGAAGCGGCGCTACACCTATGCCGAGCTGCGCGACGAGGTGGCAGTGTTCGCGGGCGCGCTCAAGGCGCTCGGTGTGACGCGGGGCGACCGCGTGATCCTGTATCTGCCGATGATCCCCGAGGCGGTCGTCGCGATGCTGGCGTGCGCGCGGATCGGGGCGGTGCACTCGGTGGTGTTCGGCGGCTTCGCGCCGAAGGAGCTCGCGGCGCGCATCGAGGACGCGAAGCCCAAGCTCGTGCTCGCCGCGTCGTGCGGGATCGAGCCGACGCGGCTGGTCGAGTACAAGCCGATCATCGACGCGGCGCTGGAGCTGACCGAGCACCAGCCGGACCACGTCGTGGTGTTCCAGCGCGAGCAGGCGCCCGCGGAGCTGTCTGGAACGGACCTGGACTGGGTGGACCTCGTCGAGACCGCGCAGCCGGCCGATCCCGTGCCGGTGAAAGCCACGGACCCGCTCTACATCCTCTACACGTCCGGCACCACCGGGAAGCCGAAGGGTGTGGTGCGCGACGCGGGCGGCCACGCCGTCGCGCTGGCCTGGTCGATGGGCGCGGTCTATGACGTCCACGCGGGCGACACGTGGTGGACGGCGTCCGACGTCGGGTGGGTCGTCGGGCACTCCTACATCGTCTACGCGCCGCTGCTGATCGGGGCGACAACCGTCCTGTACGAGGGCAAACCCGTCGGAACTCCTGACGCCGGCGCGTTCTGGCGCGTGATCGCCGAGCACGGCGTGGAGGCGCTGTTCACAGCGCCGACGGCGTTGCGCGCGGTGAAGAAGATCGACCCGGGCGCGGCGGAGCTCAAGAAGTACGACCTGGCCAAGTTCCGCACGCTCTTCATGGCCGGCGAGCGCCTCGACCCCGAGACCTACCACTGGGCGAGCGACATCCTCGGCACGCCGGTGATCGACCACTGGTGGCAGACGGAAACGGGCTGGCCGATCGCCGCCAACCCGCGCGGCCTCGAGCCGATGCCCGTGAAGCCCGGGTCGGCGACGAAGCCCGTGCCAGGCTGGGACGTGCGCGTGCTCGACCAGGGCGGCGACGAGCTGCCCGCGGGCCGCGAAGGCGCGATCGTGATCAAGCTGCCGCTGCCGCCCGGCTCGCTGCCCACGCTGTGGGGCGACGACGAGCGTTACCGCGAGGCCTACCTGTCGCGCTTCCCCGGCTACTACCTCACCGGCGACTCCGGTTACCTCGACGAAGACGGCTACCTGTTCGTGATGGGCCGCACCGACGACGTGATCAACGTGGCCGGCCACCGCCTGTCGACAGGATCGATGGAGGCCGCGCTCGCGTCGCACCCGGCCGTGGCGGAGTGCGCGGTGATCGGGGTGGCCGACGAGCTCAAGGGGCAGGTGCCGCGCGGGTTCGTGGTGCTGAAGGCGGGCGTGGACGTCGACGAGGGCCAGCTGCACGACGAGCTCGTGGCCGTGGTGCGCCGCGATGTCGGGCCGGTGGCGGCGTTCCGTGACGTCGCCGTGGTCGAGGCGCTGCCGAAGACGCGTTCGGGGAAGATCCTGCGCAAGACCATGCGCGGGATCGCCAACGGACGCGAGGAGCCGGTGCCCTCGACGATCGAGGACCCGGCGGTGCTCGACGCCCTGCGGGCCGTGCTGCAGCGCTGA
- a CDS encoding alpha/beta fold hydrolase, with product MNDYLHVVHNGPADAPPLLLIHGSGATSGSWSEVVPALAERHHVIRVDLPGCGRSTPPPSFAVSRQASRVAAVLDELGLARVVVAGHSSGGYVATSLAEQRPDLVGSLALVSTGPRLDALLPQPLILRLLLAPPFGPVLWRRRSDAVIRRGIGATMARPVAIPDDMVTELRGTTYRAFRQVLHHNGAYLAERGLPERLAALDVPALVVFGAADPRWDPSSAHDYDAVARVEYLPDVGHVPLVEEPAKTGELLLAFAATRL from the coding sequence ATGAACGACTACCTCCACGTGGTCCACAACGGCCCGGCCGACGCGCCGCCGCTGCTGCTCATCCACGGCTCGGGAGCCACGAGCGGCTCATGGAGCGAGGTGGTGCCGGCGTTGGCCGAGCGCCACCACGTCATCCGCGTCGACCTGCCCGGCTGCGGGCGGTCGACGCCACCACCGTCGTTCGCCGTGTCGCGGCAGGCGAGCCGGGTGGCGGCGGTGCTCGACGAGCTGGGGCTCGCCCGCGTCGTCGTCGCCGGGCATTCGAGCGGCGGCTACGTCGCCACCTCGCTCGCGGAACAGCGGCCTGACCTGGTGGGCTCACTCGCGTTGGTCAGCACCGGCCCGCGGCTCGACGCGCTCCTGCCGCAGCCGCTGATCCTGCGGCTGCTGCTGGCGCCGCCGTTCGGCCCGGTGCTGTGGCGAAGGCGTTCGGACGCGGTCATCCGACGTGGAATCGGGGCGACGATGGCCCGGCCCGTGGCCATCCCGGACGACATGGTCACCGAGCTTCGCGGGACCACCTATCGCGCGTTCCGGCAGGTGCTGCACCACAACGGCGCGTACCTCGCCGAGCGCGGCCTGCCCGAGCGGCTGGCGGCGCTCGACGTGCCGGCGCTGGTGGTGTTCGGCGCGGCGGACCCGCGGTGGGACCCGTCGTCGGCGCACGACTACGACGCCGTGGCGCGCGTCGAGTACCTGCCGGACGTCGGGCACGTGCCGCTTGTCGAGGAGCCCGCGAAGACCGGCGAGCTGCTGCTGGCCTTCGCGGCAACCCGCCTGTGA
- a CDS encoding AraC family transcriptional regulator, whose translation MQAFDWTGVDIAVPPRRLPGIRMAGFRQAVPAPVDITMVAHPAVTVLVDLSDGLGYEAFGRRGRGSVVVGLCPGELRAAGRIGECLQIRLEPAVSAAVLGDTLNGAVSLEDVLGLDAARWEDRLRAAASWDDRFALAAELLRRRLGSRRVDPEVAQSWRQTLAARGLARVEGLADEVGWSRKRLWARFRTQLGITPKRAARLVRFDHAAHLLASGRAPAEVAAESGFADQSHLHHEVRAFSGLTPAAVAVAPWLAIDDVAWPAAPNRSRWA comes from the coding sequence GTGCAGGCCTTCGACTGGACGGGCGTGGACATCGCGGTCCCGCCGCGACGGCTGCCGGGCATCCGCATGGCCGGGTTCCGGCAGGCGGTGCCGGCGCCCGTCGACATCACGATGGTGGCGCACCCGGCCGTCACGGTGCTCGTGGACCTGAGCGACGGCCTCGGCTACGAGGCTTTCGGACGGCGTGGGCGCGGCAGCGTCGTCGTCGGGCTGTGTCCCGGCGAGCTGCGGGCCGCCGGCCGGATCGGCGAGTGCTTGCAGATCCGGCTCGAACCGGCCGTGTCCGCGGCGGTGCTCGGGGACACGCTGAACGGGGCAGTCTCACTCGAGGACGTCTTGGGCCTCGACGCCGCGCGCTGGGAGGATCGGCTGCGCGCGGCGGCGTCGTGGGACGACCGGTTCGCACTCGCGGCCGAGCTGCTGAGGCGGCGGCTGGGGTCCCGCCGCGTCGATCCGGAGGTGGCCCAGAGCTGGCGGCAGACGTTGGCGGCCCGGGGGCTCGCGCGTGTCGAGGGGCTGGCGGACGAGGTCGGGTGGAGCCGCAAACGGCTGTGGGCGCGGTTCCGGACGCAGCTCGGCATCACGCCGAAACGCGCCGCGCGTCTGGTGCGGTTCGATCACGCGGCGCATCTGCTGGCGTCGGGGCGGGCACCTGCTGAGGTTGCCGCGGAGAGTGGGTTCGCCGACCAGTCGCACCTGCACCACGAGGTGAGGGCGTTTTCGGGACTGACGCCCGCGGCCGTCGCGGTGGCGCCGTGGCTGGCGATCGACGACGTCGCGTGGCCCGCCGCACCGAACCGTTCGCGATGGGCGTGA
- a CDS encoding beta-N-acetylhexosaminidase: MRKSLSRAVLGATVLSLAALGLPASATAATAAPERSVTDIVPLPVQAKADPKANFTLSPLTVIRAGKGTNQVADYLRGLLRPATGYPLPVVPVNAGLPAISLDLGHADSRVGTEGYQLSVAKSGVTLQANTADGLFEGVQSLRQLLPSAIEAKSVQFRKWTIAGGTVLDYPRFGTRGAMLDVARHFFNPAQVKTYIDQLAQYKINTLHLHLADDQGWRIEIKSWPRLATEGGKGAADGDPGGYYTQAQYKDIVAYAASRHISIVPEIDMPGHTNAAQSVYAELNCDGVAVPPRTDTEVGYSSLCIDSPTTYKFVEDVIRELAAITPGKYLGIGGDEAHSTSDPDYKAFYAKVNPLVAKYGKLITGWHEIAKSDLPATAMPEYWDQGGANPDLAAFAARGGKVLMAPSNHAYLDMKYTEDTPLGQDWAGLVEVKDSYDWDPATLVPGVGESSVSGVEAPLWTETIRTNDNIEYMAFPRLPGLAEIGWSQQSGRDWDTYRVRLAKQSPRWVAQGIDFYRSPQVDWK, translated from the coding sequence GTGAGGAAGAGCTTGTCCAGAGCCGTGCTGGGGGCGACCGTGCTGAGCCTCGCGGCGCTCGGCCTGCCGGCGTCGGCGACGGCCGCGACCGCCGCGCCCGAACGCAGCGTCACCGACATCGTCCCGCTGCCCGTGCAGGCCAAGGCCGACCCGAAGGCGAACTTCACACTGTCCCCGCTGACCGTGATCCGCGCGGGCAAGGGCACGAACCAGGTGGCCGACTACCTACGCGGCCTGCTGCGCCCCGCCACCGGCTACCCGCTGCCGGTCGTGCCGGTGAACGCCGGCCTGCCCGCCATCTCGCTCGACCTGGGTCACGCCGACAGTCGCGTGGGCACCGAGGGTTACCAGCTGTCGGTGGCGAAATCGGGCGTGACACTGCAGGCCAACACCGCCGACGGCCTGTTCGAGGGTGTGCAGTCGCTGCGGCAGTTGCTGCCGTCGGCGATCGAGGCGAAGAGCGTGCAGTTCCGCAAGTGGACGATCGCGGGCGGCACCGTGCTCGACTACCCGCGCTTCGGCACGCGCGGCGCGATGCTCGACGTCGCGCGGCACTTCTTCAACCCGGCGCAGGTGAAGACGTACATCGACCAGCTGGCGCAGTACAAGATCAACACGCTGCACCTGCACCTGGCTGACGACCAGGGCTGGCGCATCGAGATCAAGAGCTGGCCACGCCTGGCGACCGAGGGCGGCAAGGGCGCCGCGGACGGCGACCCCGGCGGCTACTACACGCAGGCGCAGTACAAGGACATCGTCGCCTACGCGGCGTCGCGGCACATCTCGATCGTGCCGGAGATCGACATGCCCGGTCACACGAACGCGGCCCAGTCGGTGTACGCGGAGCTCAACTGCGACGGCGTCGCGGTCCCGCCGCGCACCGACACCGAGGTCGGCTACAGCTCGCTGTGCATCGACTCGCCGACGACGTACAAGTTCGTCGAGGACGTGATCCGCGAACTGGCGGCCATCACGCCCGGCAAGTACCTCGGCATCGGCGGCGACGAGGCGCACTCGACGTCCGACCCGGACTACAAAGCCTTCTACGCCAAGGTGAACCCGCTCGTCGCGAAGTACGGCAAGCTCATCACGGGCTGGCACGAGATCGCGAAGTCGGACCTGCCCGCCACGGCCATGCCGGAGTACTGGGACCAGGGCGGCGCGAACCCCGACCTCGCCGCGTTCGCCGCGCGCGGCGGCAAGGTGCTGATGGCGCCGTCGAACCACGCGTACCTCGACATGAAGTACACCGAGGACACGCCGCTGGGCCAGGACTGGGCCGGCCTCGTGGAGGTCAAGGACTCCTACGACTGGGATCCCGCGACGTTGGTGCCGGGCGTCGGCGAGAGCTCCGTTTCCGGCGTCGAGGCTCCACTGTGGACGGAGACCATCCGCACGAACGACAACATCGAGTACATGGCGTTCCCGCGCCTGCCGGGCCTGGCCGAGATCGGCTGGTCACAGCAGTCCGGACGCGACTGGGACACCTACCGCGTGCGGCTGGCGAAGCAGTCGCCGCGCTGGGTGGCGCAGGGGATCGACTTCTACCGCTCCCCGCAGGTGGACTGGAAGTAG
- a CDS encoding MOSC domain-containing protein has product MTTLELAGVFVGRPAVLGRRRERPVLSAIVKDRVAAPELELTRLNLDGDEQADLRVHGGVDKAVYVYPAQHYAAWTADGFDVELGAFGENLAVSGADETRVRIGDVWEWGDARLQVSQPRQPCFKLAMRTGRKDVVPAMIDSGRCGWYLRVLRPGRVPTSGAVRVVESDVQAPTVAEVHLIAFANFAQLEPRIAEAGVQRAEKILATPALSPSYSGGIRSSVERWRMRNAG; this is encoded by the coding sequence GTGACCACACTCGAACTCGCCGGTGTTTTCGTCGGACGGCCTGCCGTGCTCGGGCGGCGGCGGGAGCGGCCGGTGCTCAGCGCGATCGTCAAGGACCGCGTGGCCGCGCCCGAGCTGGAGCTCACGCGGCTGAACCTCGACGGCGACGAGCAGGCCGACCTGAGGGTGCACGGCGGGGTCGACAAAGCCGTTTACGTCTACCCCGCGCAGCACTACGCGGCGTGGACGGCTGACGGGTTCGACGTCGAGCTCGGGGCGTTCGGGGAGAATCTCGCGGTGAGCGGCGCGGACGAGACGCGCGTGCGGATCGGCGACGTCTGGGAGTGGGGCGACGCGCGGCTGCAGGTGTCGCAGCCGCGGCAGCCGTGTTTCAAGCTGGCCATGCGGACGGGACGCAAGGATGTCGTGCCGGCAATGATCGACTCCGGACGGTGCGGCTGGTACCTGCGCGTGCTGCGGCCGGGCCGCGTGCCGACGTCCGGGGCTGTGCGCGTGGTCGAGTCCGACGTCCAAGCGCCGACCGTGGCCGAGGTGCACCTGATCGCGTTCGCCAATTTCGCGCAGCTCGAGCCGCGCATCGCGGAAGCGGGAGTCCAGCGCGCGGAGAAGATCCTGGCGACGCCTGCGCTTTCGCCGTCGTACTCCGGCGGTATCCGCTCGTCGGTGGAGCGCTGGCGGATGCGCAACGCGGGCTGA
- a CDS encoding NAD(P)-dependent oxidoreductase, whose product MKIMVVGGSGLLGHHVLEQLRLRGHEATTVARTPREGVDRVLDVTTASEDDLRELLAGHDGVVFAGGSDDRRVDKGPVAPRLHAGNVAPVVALLKAAREVGCTRAAVLASYYTYFDRVHPEWGLAAKHPYVRSRIEQAKLARETAGPDLPVAIIEVPYVFGVAPGRVPEWSVPVVKWVRSSAPLFAPRGGSAATSARGVGIVTVDALEDGSGADLPVVEENLRWTDMLTRMAGAAGKPRSVRTLPAGVVRAMFRLGGRVNGLTGKQPGLTIEHLDGLFLRELFVDPPVHRSVDEAIRETAKA is encoded by the coding sequence ATGAAAATCATGGTGGTGGGTGGAAGCGGATTGCTGGGACACCACGTGCTGGAGCAGCTGAGGCTGCGCGGGCACGAGGCGACCACGGTGGCCCGCACGCCCCGCGAAGGCGTCGACCGAGTCCTCGACGTCACGACGGCCTCGGAGGACGACCTTCGCGAGCTCCTCGCCGGCCATGACGGCGTGGTGTTCGCCGGCGGCAGCGACGACCGGAGGGTCGACAAGGGACCGGTCGCGCCGCGGCTGCACGCGGGCAACGTCGCGCCGGTGGTCGCGCTGCTGAAGGCGGCGCGCGAGGTCGGGTGCACGAGGGCGGCGGTGCTCGCGTCGTACTACACGTACTTCGACCGCGTGCACCCCGAGTGGGGCCTGGCGGCGAAGCACCCGTACGTGCGCAGCCGGATCGAGCAGGCGAAGCTCGCCCGCGAGACGGCCGGGCCGGACCTGCCGGTGGCGATCATCGAGGTGCCGTACGTGTTCGGCGTCGCGCCCGGGCGGGTGCCGGAGTGGTCGGTGCCGGTGGTGAAGTGGGTGCGGTCGTCGGCGCCGCTGTTCGCGCCCCGGGGCGGCAGCGCGGCGACGAGTGCGCGGGGCGTCGGCATCGTGACCGTCGACGCTCTCGAGGACGGCTCGGGCGCGGACCTCCCCGTGGTCGAGGAAAACCTGCGTTGGACGGACATGCTCACCCGCATGGCCGGCGCCGCCGGAAAGCCTCGCTCGGTCCGCACGTTGCCCGCCGGCGTCGTCCGGGCGATGTTCCGCCTCGGCGGTCGCGTGAACGGCCTCACCGGCAAGCAGCCCGGTCTCACCATCGAGCACCTCGACGGGCTGTTCCTGCGTGAGCTGTTCGTCGACCCGCCCGTCCACCGCTCCGTCGACGAGGCCATCCGGGAGACGGCGAAAGCCTGA
- a CDS encoding PadR family transcriptional regulator: MAMSEQVFFILTALVGEPRHGYGIVGEVAELSEGRVKLKVGTLYGALDRLTAEGLVERDREEVLQGRLRRYYRLTRSGADAVATEAARQHANAEAATARLRGWQARHA; the protein is encoded by the coding sequence ATGGCGATGTCCGAGCAGGTCTTCTTCATCCTCACCGCGCTGGTCGGCGAGCCGCGGCACGGCTACGGCATCGTCGGCGAAGTCGCGGAACTGTCGGAGGGGCGTGTGAAGCTCAAGGTCGGCACGCTCTACGGCGCCCTCGACCGCCTCACCGCGGAGGGCCTCGTGGAGCGCGACCGCGAAGAGGTCCTTCAGGGCAGGCTGCGCCGCTACTACCGCCTGACCCGCTCAGGCGCCGACGCGGTCGCAACCGAGGCCGCCCGCCAACACGCCAACGCCGAGGCAGCAACGGCCCGCCTGCGCGGCTGGCAGGCAAGACACGCGTGA
- a CDS encoding SGNH/GDSL hydrolase family protein produces the protein MGFQKFVAVGDSCAEGLDDPYPDHSQYRGWADFVAGRLAQDEPDFRYANLAVRGRRLDQIIVEQLPAAERHEPDLIALFGGGNDVMSGGWSARTVARRVDAAIRRCTHIAPTVVTFTLSDIAHRMPFGARMHPRVTALNDAIREASVSYGAKLVDLWPDHAAHDSRYFGPDRLHLSEAGHLRVAGHVLNRLHVGHDDGWLQPLPGFPARPSLRADLQWFWQEVMPVAITRLHNRLIGRSPGDGFFPKRPDLLPVAFSEAQI, from the coding sequence ATGGGCTTTCAGAAATTCGTCGCCGTCGGCGACAGCTGCGCCGAGGGGCTCGACGATCCGTACCCGGACCACAGCCAGTACCGCGGCTGGGCGGACTTCGTCGCGGGCCGCCTCGCGCAGGACGAGCCCGATTTCCGCTACGCCAACCTCGCGGTGCGCGGCAGGCGCCTCGACCAGATCATCGTCGAGCAGTTGCCTGCCGCCGAGCGCCACGAGCCCGACCTGATCGCCCTGTTCGGCGGCGGCAACGACGTGATGAGCGGCGGCTGGAGCGCCCGCACCGTCGCGCGGCGCGTCGATGCCGCGATCCGCCGGTGCACGCACATCGCGCCCACGGTGGTCACCTTCACCTTGAGCGACATCGCCCACCGCATGCCCTTCGGCGCCCGTATGCACCCGCGCGTGACCGCCCTCAACGACGCCATCCGCGAAGCGTCCGTGAGCTACGGCGCCAAGCTCGTGGACTTGTGGCCCGACCACGCCGCCCACGACTCGCGCTACTTCGGCCCCGACCGCCTGCACCTGTCCGAAGCGGGCCACCTGCGGGTGGCCGGCCACGTCCTGAACCGCCTCCACGTCGGCCACGACGACGGCTGGCTCCAGCCGCTCCCCGGCTTCCCCGCGCGCCCGAGCCTGCGCGCGGACCTGCAGTGGTTCTGGCAGGAAGTCATGCCGGTCGCCATCACCCGCCTGCACAACCGCCTGATCGGCCGCTCGCCCGGCGACGGCTTTTTCCCCAAGCGCCCCGACCTGCTGCCCGTCGCGTTCTCCGAAGCGCAGATATGA
- a CDS encoding TetR/AcrR family transcriptional regulator, protein MSARQRLITTAETLLADEGVDAVTLRGIAKAAGVSHGAPLRHFSGRAELLSAVATLGFAQLLERGAKLPEGNPRERVTAACHAYVAFALANPAMFELMFRRDLIDPAEPGLVAASSAVFDYFADLVRLDREAAHDDRLKPGTDPRLVAASLWAALHGLAQLWLWGGLAGASFAPSPESALAVTLDAYLG, encoded by the coding sequence ATGAGCGCCCGCCAGCGGCTGATCACCACCGCGGAGACCCTGCTCGCCGACGAAGGCGTGGATGCCGTGACGTTGCGGGGCATCGCGAAGGCAGCCGGCGTCTCCCACGGCGCGCCCCTGCGGCACTTCTCCGGCCGCGCCGAACTGCTGTCGGCCGTCGCGACGCTCGGCTTCGCGCAGCTGCTCGAACGCGGCGCGAAGCTGCCCGAAGGCAACCCGCGTGAACGTGTGACGGCCGCGTGCCACGCGTACGTGGCCTTCGCCCTGGCCAACCCCGCGATGTTCGAGCTGATGTTCCGCCGCGACCTCATCGACCCGGCCGAACCCGGGCTCGTGGCCGCGAGCAGCGCCGTCTTCGACTACTTCGCCGACCTCGTGCGCCTCGACCGCGAAGCCGCGCACGACGACCGGCTCAAGCCCGGCACCGACCCGCGGCTCGTCGCGGCTTCGCTGTGGGCCGCCCTGCACGGGCTCGCGCAGCTGTGGCTGTGGGGCGGCCTGGCCGGCGCCAGCTTCGCGCCGTCTCCGGAATCGGCCCTCGCGGTGACGCTCGACGCGTACCTGGGCTGA
- a CDS encoding sensor histidine kinase: protein MPVYGVGVVRGLRMHPLLADSLLAAAVAVFLLAGAAVRGGELGDRPGAFGLVLAAVGAAPLLVRRRFPIGSLLAVTALMGAFYLCGFRATLGQPGILIAAYTVWARYPASKAWPSSALAMAAYEATMIAGGASHPVGDSVIALLQASATILIGHSVHVRANRLRATAERADRAEREIELEAQQAVAEERIRIARELHDVVSHHLSVISVQANLAKYVFETAPDMARGALDTITGTTTEALDELRRLLSVLRPPRYEPGEYRPQPGLADLPSLVGRLSDAGLTLGLRVTGTPRPLPPGQQLCAYRVAQEALTNVLKHAADATAELTLDYGDEGLRLLVVDSGGGPPPRVNHAGHGLVEMRERARMYGGVIEIGPREPAGFAIELTLPYPTAGRTTGEPS from the coding sequence GTGCCGGTGTACGGGGTGGGGGTGGTGCGCGGACTTCGCATGCACCCGCTACTGGCGGACAGCCTGCTCGCGGCCGCTGTCGCCGTGTTCCTGCTGGCGGGCGCGGCCGTGCGCGGCGGCGAGCTGGGCGACCGGCCGGGCGCGTTCGGATTGGTCCTCGCGGCCGTCGGTGCCGCGCCGCTGCTGGTCCGCCGCCGGTTCCCGATCGGCTCGCTGCTGGCCGTGACGGCGCTGATGGGCGCGTTCTACCTTTGCGGTTTCCGCGCGACACTCGGCCAGCCCGGCATCCTGATCGCCGCGTACACGGTGTGGGCGCGCTACCCGGCGAGCAAGGCGTGGCCGTCTTCGGCGCTCGCGATGGCCGCGTACGAGGCGACGATGATCGCCGGCGGCGCGTCGCACCCCGTCGGCGATTCGGTGATCGCCCTGCTGCAGGCGTCCGCGACCATCCTGATCGGACACTCCGTCCACGTCCGCGCCAACCGCCTGCGCGCCACCGCCGAACGCGCCGATCGGGCCGAACGCGAGATCGAACTGGAGGCGCAGCAGGCCGTCGCCGAGGAACGCATCCGCATCGCGCGCGAGCTGCACGACGTCGTCTCGCACCACCTTTCGGTGATTTCCGTCCAGGCCAATCTTGCGAAGTACGTCTTCGAAACCGCGCCGGACATGGCTCGTGGCGCGCTCGACACGATCACCGGCACCACCACCGAAGCCCTCGACGAGCTACGCCGCCTGCTCAGCGTGCTCCGGCCGCCGCGGTACGAACCCGGCGAGTACCGCCCGCAACCGGGGCTCGCGGACCTGCCGTCGCTCGTTGGGAGGCTGAGCGACGCCGGCCTCACGCTCGGACTGCGCGTCACCGGCACGCCGCGGCCGCTGCCGCCCGGCCAGCAGCTGTGCGCGTACCGCGTGGCGCAGGAGGCCCTCACCAACGTGCTCAAGCACGCCGCCGACGCCACCGCCGAGCTCACGCTGGACTACGGCGACGAGGGCCTGCGCCTGCTCGTCGTCGACTCCGGCGGCGGGCCGCCGCCGCGCGTAAACCACGCTGGTCACGGGCTGGTGGAAATGCGGGAACGCGCGCGTATGTACGGTGGCGTGATCGAGATCGGACCGCGCGAACCCGCGGGGTTCGCCATCGAGCTGACCCTGCCCTACCCGACCGCCGGGCGGACCACCGGAGAACCGTCGTGA
- a CDS encoding response regulator transcription factor gives MTSVLVVDDQDLVRAGFVALLGAVPGIDVLGEARDGLEAVDKALRLKPEVILMDIRLPGLDGVTATGRILAAAGPEKPRVLILTVFDLDEYVYAALRAGAAGFLLKDSPPETLIAGIEAVARGDMLFGPTITRRLVEAFTRTPPPGRPEPKLRCLTERELEVLRFVGTGATNADIATELLVSEATVKTHLNRLMTKLGVSSRAQAVVVAYETGMVRPRG, from the coding sequence GTGACCAGTGTGCTCGTGGTGGACGACCAGGATCTCGTCCGCGCGGGCTTCGTCGCGCTGCTCGGTGCGGTGCCCGGCATCGACGTGCTCGGCGAAGCGCGCGACGGGCTCGAAGCCGTGGACAAGGCGTTGCGGCTGAAGCCCGAAGTGATCCTGATGGACATCCGCCTGCCCGGGCTCGACGGCGTCACCGCCACGGGACGCATCCTCGCCGCGGCCGGGCCGGAGAAGCCGCGTGTGCTGATCCTGACCGTGTTCGACCTCGACGAGTACGTTTACGCGGCCCTGCGCGCGGGCGCGGCCGGGTTCCTGCTCAAGGACAGCCCGCCGGAGACGCTGATCGCCGGCATCGAGGCCGTCGCGCGCGGCGACATGCTGTTCGGGCCGACGATCACGCGTCGACTCGTGGAGGCGTTCACGCGCACGCCGCCGCCCGGCCGCCCGGAACCCAAGCTGAGGTGCCTGACCGAGCGCGAGCTGGAGGTGCTCCGGTTCGTCGGCACCGGCGCGACCAACGCGGACATCGCGACCGAGCTGCTGGTGAGCGAGGCGACCGTGAAGACGCACCTCAACCGGCTGATGACGAAGCTCGGCGTTTCGAGCCGCGCGCAGGCCGTGGTCGTGGCGTACGAGACGGGCATGGTGCGGCCGCGCGGCTGA